Below is a window of Streptomyces sp. WMMB303 DNA.
GCTGCTGCGGGGCAAGCGCTATCTCGACCCGCTCTCCCTGCTGCCCGCCGCGCTCCTTGGCGGACCCTCCCGGCTGCTGCCCGTCCGCGGAGTGCCGGTACCGGACGAGGGCAGCGCCCCGGGGCGGCGGGAATCGGCGGACAGCGGACCGGGCCGGGTGCCGCAGGCCGCTGCCACCGACAGAGACAGCCCGGCCGCCGGCCTGGGCGCCTCGGCTCTCGCGCTGGGCGCGCTGTGGGCGCACCGGCGGCTGAACGGCAGGTCCGGGGCAAGGCCGCGGGCCGCGGGCGGTGGCCGATCGGCCGGATGCCGGGAGGCGGAAGGACCGCCTCCCACCGACCGCCTGTCCGCGGTCAGCCGCGGACGCCGTTCAGCGCCATGGAGACGGCGGCCTCGGCGATCTGCTCCGGGTCCTCGGCGGCTCCCAGCTCGATACGACGCACCCCCGCGTCCACGACGCCCTGCAGCAGCACGGCGACGAGACGGGGCCGGGCGTGGCCGAGCTCGCCGAGCGCCTCGACGACCATCGAGATCAGCCCGCCATGTGCGGCGCGGATCCGCTCGCGCGCCCCTCCATCCAGTTCACCCGCGGAGATCGCGACGACGGCGCGGTGGCGGCGGTCCCCGACCAGGGCCAACTGCCTGCGGACGTATGCCTCGACCTTGCCCCCGGGTGTCGGTGCGGCCCGCATGGCCGACTCGACCTCGGCTGCCCACACCGGGAAGTCGGCAGCGCACAGCTCTTCGACGACCGCGGCACGGGAGCGGAAGTACTCGTAGACGGAGGAGCGCGCCAAGCCGGTGCGCTGCGCGAGGGCGGGGAAGGTCAGGGCTTCCGTACCGCCCTCGGACAGCAGTGACCTGGCGGCGTCCAGCAGGGCCGCGCGCTGCATCGTCCGGTGCTCGGCCACGGAGGCCGCTCGAATCCTGGGCACGACCCCAGCTTAAGGAGGGACGGTCGAAAGTTGCACGGGTCCCGTGCGACCGGCTGGGTCAGCGTCCCGCGTCGGCGAGCTTGGCCCGCAGTTGCAGAACCGATTTGGTGTGGATCTGGCTGACCCTGCTCTCCGTGACCCCGAGCACCTGACCGATCTCGGCGAGGGTGAGACCTTCGTAGTAGTAGAGGGTGACCACCGTCTTCTCCCGTTCGGGGAGGGTGTTGATGGCCCGTGCCAGCAGCCGCCGCAGCTCCCGGTCCTCGGCAACCTCGACGGGGTTGTCGGCTGCGGTGTCCTCCAGCGTGTCCACCAGAGACAGCCGGTCGCCGCCGTCCCCTCCGACGTGCAGCAGTTCCTCCAGAGCCACCACGTTGGCCAGGGACAACTGGCTGAAGACGCCGTGCAGTTCCTCCGTCTCGATGCCCATCTCCTCGGCGACTTCCGACTCGGAGGGGCTCCGCCTGAGCCGGGCCTCGAGGGTGGCGTAGGCACGCTCCACGGCGCGGGCCTTCTGCCGTACCGACCGGGGGATCCAGTCCAGCGCCCGCAGTTCGTCGATCATCGCGCCCCGGATGCGGGTGATGGCGTAGGTCTCGAACTTGATGGAGCGGGAGGGGTCGAACTTCTCGATGGCGTCGATGAGTCCGAAGATCCCCGAGGAGACGAAGTCGGCCTGCTCGACATTGGACGGCAGGCCGACGCTCACCCGGCCCGCGACGTACTTGACCAGCGGCGAATAGTGCAGGATGAGCTGTTCGCGCAGCCCGCTGTCCGCTGTGGCCTTGTAGGACCGCCAGAGTTCATCCAGCGAGCTGGGCGCAGTCCTGGGCGTATCGTCGTCGACCACGAGGCGCGCGGCTGCGGCGGCCGCTGCGGCGGTGCGGTCGGGCCCGGAGATGTGCTGAGGCATACGTCGCCTTGAGCCGTTCTGCTGGGTAGTGGTGGTCTGTCGGTGCGGAAGCGTGAGTCTGATTGCGAGATGGTGTGAGCGTAGCGTGACCGCGACGTCGCGGTAAGCGACGTCCTGGTTCCTTCCCGGCGTCGGCATGCTCCTTTCCGCGGTTGTTCGGCGGCACGGGAGGCGGACGCGGCGCGGATGACCGGGCACGGGGCCGGGGTGACCTGCCCCGCGGGACCCGCGCCGCCCCGGTGAGCGCGCACGGCTCACCCTTTCACCCGATAGCCCCAGGTCAAGGACCGCCTCATCACCCGATGGGGTGCCCCTTGCCCAGTGCGGTCAACTGCCATCCCTCACCGTCGCGTTCGACGAAGCCGAGCGCCCGCAGTTCGTGGAGGCGTGCGAGGACTTCGCGCGGCGGCACACCCGCGGAAGACGCGATGCGGGAGAGCTCGCCCGTTCCCCGGCCGGGGAGCGCTTCCAGTACCCGCGTCGCACCGGGGCTCAACGCGTCCCTCGGCACCGCCGGTGCCCGGCGCTCGGGAGCCAGCTCACCGACCATCCCCACCTGTTCGATCACTTCGTCGGCATCGGTGACCACTGTGGCCTCGCCCCGCAGGAGTTCGTGGACACCCTGGGAGAGTCCGGAGGTGACCGGACCGGGCAGGCCCATCAGTTGCCGCCCCAGCGCCAGGGCGCGGCGCGCCGTGACCAGCGCTCCGCTGCGCAGGGCCGCCTCCACCACGACCGTTCCCCGGGTGAGCGCGGCGATCACCCGGTTCCGCAGCACGAATCTGCTGCGGGTGGGGTGGTCACCGGGCGGCAGCTCCGCGATCAGCAGGCCGCGCTCTCCCATCGCTCGGATCAGCTCCTGGTTGCCCGGTGGATAGGCGACGTCGGCACCGCAGGCCAGAACCCCCGCGGTCGGCCCCCGGACGGCCAGAGCCCCGCGATGGGCAGCGGCGTCGATGCCGTAGGCGGCGCCCGACACCACGGTCCATCCGCGTTCGGCGAGCCCCGCACCGAGCGCGGCGGCGGAGTGCGCACCGTACTCGGTACACGCGCGGGCGCCGACGACGGCCACCGAGCGCAGCGCCCACAACCGGAGGGAGGGCTCACCCTTCAACCACAGCCCGAACGGTGCGGCGTGGCCCAAGTCGTCCAGCTGACGGGGCCATTCGGAGTCCCCCGGGCAGACGAAACGGCCGCCGCTCGCGGCGATGGCTTCCAGGTCCGCATGCGGCCGCGCCCGTGCGGCCCGCAGCTTCAGTCCCGCCCACCGCCGCTCTCTCCTGCCGCTGAGCGGTCGACCACTCCCGCTCAGCGCCGCCACCACCGCGCATGCGCCGTGCGCGGCCAGCCACCTTCCGACGAGTTCGTCGCCCGGCTCCGCGATACGGGTGAGGGCCGCCCGTGCGAGGCGCTCGGACTCCTCGGGAGCCTGCCCCGGCCGGACCGGGCCCGGCAGCCCGGCGGCCGTGGGGGGCGCCGCTCGGGCACCCGGCTCCGCAGCGGGCGGCCCGTGCTCCGGGGCGGCCGGGGGCGGGGAGGTATCGGGGCCGGCACGCTCTGCCCCCGGCCGCGGGTGCCCGGCGGTCATACGGGAACCTCCGCGGTCGGGGAGCCCCGGCGAATGCCGGTCCTCAACTCCAGGGCGGCGTGGACGTCGTCACGGGTGGGCCGAGGGTGTCCCGCCAGGTCGGCGACGGTCCAGGCGACCCGCAGCACCCGGTCGAGGCCGCGCGCGGTGAGCAGTCCGCGCTCCAGGTCTTCCTCGGCGTCGGCGAGCGCTCCGGGGACCGCTGGATGGCGGGTGCGCAGTTCGTGCCCGGGGACCTCGCTGTTGGTCTCCCACGGCGTCTCGGCGTACCGCACCGCGGCGCGCTCCCGCGCCTCCTGGACCCGGGCGGCCACCACACGGGTGGACTCCACGCGGCCGTCCACCGCGGCCAGCTCGGAGCGGGCCGGCGGCGCCACGGTGACCCGCAGGTCGACACGGTCCAGCAGGGGCCCGGAGAGCCGCGCCCGGTAGCGGCGTACCGCGGAGGGCCTGCACTCGCACCCGCCACCGACGCTGCCGTGCCGTCCGCAGGGACACGGGTTGGCGGCCAGCGCCAGCAGGAAGCGGGCCGGCATCCGCATCATTCCGGCGGCCCGCGCCACCAGGACGTGCCCCGACTCCAGCGGCTGCCGCAGCGCGTCCAGGACCTGCGCACCACATTCGGCTGCTTCGTCCAGAAAGAGCACTCCATTATGGGCCAGGGAGACCGCGCCGGGGCGGGGCAGGCCGGAGCCGCCGCCGACGAGTGCGGCCATGGTGGCCGAGTGGTGCGGGGCGCAGTAGGGCGGCCTGGCGACCAGCGGCTGTCCGCCGGGCAGGGCGCCCGCAACCGAGTGCACGGCGGTGGCCTCGAGCGACTCTTTTCTGCTGAGCGGGGGCAGCAGCCCGGGCAGTCGTTCTGCCAGCATCGTCTTACCCGCGCCGGGTGGCCCCTTGAAGTAGAGGTGATGCCGACCCGCGGCGGAGATCTCCAGGGCGTGCCGGGCGCTGTGCTGCCCCGCCACGTCGGCGAGGTCCACGGGACGCTCTTCGCCGAGCAGGCCGGTGAGACCCGGTGCCGCGGGGGGCCCGGTGAGCCCGGCGCGGGCGGCGCCGGGCAGTACTCCGTCGGTGCCCTCGGGTTCCTCGGGAACCGGTTCGTCGGCCAGCACGGCGATGAGTCGGCGCAGGCTGCGCACCCCGAGCACGGAGACGTCGGGGACCAGCGCGGCCTCCGCCGCGTTCTGCTCGGCGACGACCACCTGCCGGTATCCCGCGTCGGCTGCGGCCAGCACGGCGGGGAGGACTCCGCGGACCGGCAGCACCCGGCCGTCAAGACCCAGCTCCCCGATCATCACCACCTCGGCGGTCTGCCGCGGGTCGAGGCGTTCGGCCGCGGCGAGGACGGCGCAGGCGACGGCGATGTCGAAGCCGCTGCCGCCCTTGGGCACCGAGGCGGGGCTGAGGCCGACGGTGAGCTTCTTCTGCGGCCAGGGCACTCCGGAGTTCACCACCGCGGCCCGGACCCGGTCCCGGCTCTCGGTGAGGCTCTTGTCGGGCAGCCCCACCAGGGTGAAGGCCGCGACACCCGGTTCCAGGTCGGCCTGGACCTCGACCAGCACGCCTTCGACCCCGACGAGTGCGACGGCGCAGGTGCGGGCGAAGGCCATCAGCCGATCCCCCGGACATGCTCCACGACGGGCGCGCCTCGGCCGGGCAGGACGATGCCGACCAGGTCGATGCGCACTCCACCGGTGGGCGGGCGGCCGTAGCGCGCGATCCAGCGCTCGGAGAGCCAGCGCCCCGCCAGCCGCCGCAGCCGGGCCGTCCGCGCCGGCGGCAGGCTGCCCATAGGGGTCTGGAACGGTACGGCCCTGCGGGTCTTGACCTCGCAGATCACAATCGCATCGGCGTCCCGCGCGACGATGTCGATCTCGCCCTCGGCGCAGCGCCAGTTGCGTTCCAGGACCGCCATGCCCGCTTCGCGCAACCGGCGCGCCGCCAGGTCCTCTCCGTACCGGCCCAGGGCGCCCCTCGCGCAGGCGGGCCTGCGCCGGTCCTCACGCCGACCCGGGTCCGGGCCGCCCCGCGGGCTCCGGCCGCCCGGGCGTTCCCCTGCCGGCTGCGGGGTGCGGGGACGTGCGGTGTCAGCTCCGTTGTGTGTTTCGCCGGTGTTCATCACGGCACCACCTCCGGACACCGACTGTGACGGCGCCTGAGGCAGTTCGGGGATCTTGCTCGTTTTCTGTGGAGAACCCGGCAAATGTGGATATCCCCGTCACCTTCACGAGTGAGTGCTCAGCGGAGCCCTCAGCAAAGCGTCCCCGTGGCACCGGACCCGTTGCCGGGTCGCGTGCCACGGGGACGCCATGGGACGCGGGGACGCGTCGCCGGGCCGGATGCCGCAAGGGCACGGAGCGGTTCAGCTCTTGAACCCGGAGTCCTCCGGCAGATCGAGTTCGCTCTTGTTGAGCTCCTCGATGTTGACGTCCTTGAACGTCAGGACGCGTACCTGCTTGACGAAGCGGGCCGGTCTGTACATGTCCCAGACCCAGGCGTCCGCCATCGACACCTCGAAGAAGACCTCCCCCTGCACCGAGTGGACCTGCATCTCGTAGTCGTTGGTGAGGTAGAAGCGCCGGTCGGTCTCGATCACGTATTTGAACAGTCCGACGACGTCTCTGTACTCCCTGTAGAGCTTGAGCTCCATCTCGGTCTCGTACTTCTCGAGGTCCTCGGCGCTCATGGCATGTTCCCCTTCAGCCGTGCGTCCCCCCATTGTGCGTCACCCCGAGCGGCGTCGGGCCGAAGTCGCGCGGCGCCGCGCAAGTGGTCCGTACGCCGCCCCGCCCAGCACCAGGACGGCCCCCACAAGCACGGCGGTCAGTGCCAGCGGAAGCGGACCACGATCGGAGGTGCCCCCGGGCATGTCGGCGAAGCCGCTCGGCTCCGGAAGCATTCCGGCCGCGCTCCCGGGCCAGGCTATGGCGGCGACCCGGGCCTGGACGGCGGAGCGTGGCACGGCACCGTGGTCGGCGTCCTCAAGGTGCACCCGCGAGTCGAGGGATGCCTGCCTGTTGTCCCCCAGCAGGAAGAGTTTTCCCTCAGGCACCCGGGTGGGTTCGAACGCCCGCTGGGAGTCGTCACCCCGGGTATGCAGATACGACTCGTCGACGGGCCGGCCGTTGACGGTGAGCCGGCCCTCCCGGTCGCAGCACGCGACCTTGTCCCCGCCGACGCCCACGACGCGCTTGACCATGGGCACCGTGCCCCAGACCGAGTCCTGGAAGACGACGACGTCCCCCCGCCGCACCTCGTCGCCGTCCACCCGCTCGGCGAGCACCCGGGCACCGGCCTGCACCGTGGGGTCCATGGAGTCGGTGGGCACCGTGTAGGGCTTGTAGAGGACGGCGCCCCAGACGAAGCCGCCGAGGAAGAGCACACACCCGAGGGCCACAGCCGCTCCGGAGATTCGGTCACCCAGGCGGCCGCGGCCCTCGTCGGCACGTTCTGCCTTGCTCACTTCCGTACTCCCGGCTCTTGCGCAACGGACCCGACAGCCTGCATCGGCGCAGACCGCTGACCCTACCGGGCGGTACTCGAGGTCGTCAGCCCTCGCGGGATGCGGACTGCGCGACAGGGCGCGCATGCCGCAGTTGCGTCCGCCGACGCCGCCAGAGCACCAGCGGAACAGCGCCCGCGAGGCCGACAGCGCCCGGCGCGGCGCTCAGCGCGCGCGACTGCACGCCCTTCTGGTCGTAGGTCTCGGGGACCGGCAGCGTGCCCCAGCGGTTGATCGGCCACGCCTTGACGATGGCCCGTCCCACCACCTGCTTCTCGGGGACGAAGCCGTCTCCTGGCTGGTTCTGGTGGTAGCGGGAGTCGAGGGAGTCCTGGCGGTGGTCGCCCATCACCCACAGCTTGCCCTTCGGGACCTTCAGCGGCCCGAACGGCTTGTCGTCGCACGGGGTGTTGCCCGGGTAGACGTACGAGGACTCGTCCAGCGCCGTGCCGTTGACCCGGATCTTGCCGCCCTTCTTGCACTCCACCGTGTCCCCGCCGACCGCGATGACCCGCTTGATCAGGTCCTTCTCGTTGGCCGAGGGCATCAGGCCGATGAAGCTGAGCGCGGTCTGCAGGAAGTTCTCCTCGACGTGCGCCTCGGGGAGCCAGCCGCCCGGGTCGTGGAAGACGACGACCTCGCCGCGCTCCGGGGTCGCTCCGAACCACGGCGTCAGCTTGTCCACCAGCACCCGGTCACCGCGCTGAAGCGTGTCCTGCATCGAGTCGGAGGGGATGGAGAACGCTTGGACCAGGAATGTCTTGATGATCAGGGCGAGGATGAGCGCGATACCGATGAGCATCGGCAGCTCTTTCCAGAACGGGCGCTGCTTCTTCGCGGCCTTCTTGTCGTCCGGCTCCCCGGCTTCTCCGGACGGGTCCGCCGCCTCGGCCGTTCCGTCCGGGTCCGGTGCCTCGTGCTGCGGCTTCGCCCCGGAGGTCCACGGGCCGTCCCCGTCCGCCCCTGAGCCGGCCGCCGTCCCGTCGGTCTCCGCCGTCACGCTGTCACTCCCTCTTTCCACGGCCGGTGCTTCTGCGTCGCCCGTCCTGCCGTCCGCACCCGGACCTCCGTCCTCCGGGTACCCGGATCCGGACCGCGTACCGACCGCCAAATCCCCCACATCCACTCCTCACGCCGCGCATTCGCCTGTCCCGCCAGCGGTACAGGCCCACCATTCCCATAACGAGCGGAAGTTCCGCGGAGAACGGCAGTTGCGCCACCCGATTGTCCCGGTTCATCTGCAGGGAGACGGCTCCGCCACCGGGGTCGGGGACGGAGGCGTACACTCCGGGCTCTTCCAACCGTCTCCAGTGGTCGAACGGCCACGCGATGACGACAGCCTTACCAACGATTCGGTCTTCTCCGATCGTTCCTCGATTCGAATCCTTCAGGTGATAACGCGAGTCGGCGGAGTTGGCGCGATGGTCACCCATCACGAAGACACGTCCTGCGGGGACGTTGACCGTGAACTTCATCCGGGAGGGCTTGTTGCCCGGGTGAAGATAGGGCTCGTTCAGCGGCGTGCCGTTGACGGTGACGCGCCCCTGCTTGTCGCAGCAACGCACCGTGTCCCCACCGACGGCGACGACCCGTTTGATCAGATCCTGCTCGTCGTCCGAGGGCAGCAGTCCGATGAACGTGAGCAGTTCCTTGCCCTGCTTGATCCCGACTGGCGCGCCATCCGGCTTCTTCTTCTCGTTCTCCAGCCAGCCGCCCGGGTCCTGGAACACGACCACGTCCCCACGGTGCGGCTCGGCACCGAACCACGGTGTGAACTTGTCCACCAGCACCCGGTCCCCGATCCGGATGGTCTGCTCCATGGAACCCGACGGGATCACGAACGCCTGCACGAGAAAGGTCTTCAGCACCCACGCGATCAGCAGCGCGACGCAGACGAGGAGCGGGAATTCCTTGGTCGCGGAGAGCCTGCGCCGACGCTGGATGCGCTTGGCGGCGCGCCTGCGATCGGCCCTGCCCTGACCGGGGCGGCGTAGCGGCGGCGCCTCGGAGGCCGGATCCGCCGGCTCGGCGGCGTGAGCGGGCTCTTCGCGGAGTGTGGCGTCAGCGAGTCCCTCGGCATCGGCGGCCCCGGCGTTCCGGGGCCCGGGCGCCGGTTCACCGGGCAGGCCCTGACCGGCCGGGGGCGGGGGCGGGGCGGGGCCCGGGGCGCCGAACGGCTGGGAGCGGCCCCAGGGCTCCGCCCGGGCGTCGGGGCCCGTGTAGTCGTAGGGCTCCGTGTACGGGTAGTCGGCGCCGGGCGGCGACGCGCCGCCGATGGCACCGGGCCCCGGGCCGTGCGGTCGGCCGGGCCTCCCGCCGGGTCCGCCGTACGCACCGTGACCGGCGGGCGCGCCATGGCCGCCGTGCTGGTCGCAGGCCCCGTCGGCGCCACGCGCTCCGGCGCCCGGCGCACCGAATCCGGCGTCGCCCGGGGAGCCCTCGGGATCAGTCATGGCCACTGCCCGTGCCGGACGGCACCGATCCGATGCGGCTCGGCGGCCAGCCGAGCCAGTCGGCCCGCCCGATCACGCGCTCGACCGGAACCGTGCCGCCACCGGGTTCGCCGAGGTGGTCGCGGGAGTCGCTGGAGCGGGAACGGTAGTCCCCCATCACCCACAGGCGCCCCTCGGGCACCCGGATGTCGAAGGGTACGGCGGAAGGGGCGTTTCCGGAGTGCAGATACTCCTCGTCCACGGGCCGGCCGTTCACCTCGATCCTCCCCCGCCTGTCGCAGCAGCGCACCCGATCGCCGCCGACCCCGATCACCCGCTTCACGTAGTCCGTCTCGGCGGGCCGTGCCAGTCCGGTCGCAGCGCCCGCCTCGCGCAGTGCGGCCACCACCGGGTTCGCGTCGGGATCGGCCTCCCTCGAGAAGGAGCCGGTGCCGTCGAAGACCACGACGTCCCCGCGTCGTGGACCGTCTCCGAAACGATAGACCAGCTTGTTCACCAGTACCCGGTCCCCGACGCGCAGGGTCGGATCCATCGAGGAACTCGGGATCAGAAAAGGTTGCACGATGAATGCACTTGTCAGCAAGAGCACCGCCGGCACCGATGCCGCGGCCAGGCCCAGACGCACGGAGCGCGACCTGCCCTTCGTCCCCTGCTCGGGAACCGAAGAGCGGCCGCGCTCCGGTGGTTCGTGCTGTTCCTCGGTCTCCATCGAGCGGAAGCCTAACCGGCCCGCCGGGCGCCGAGGACGCGCGCTCAGCTCGCGCGCTTCTCCTTGATCTTGGCGGCCTTGCCGCGCAGCTCGCGCAGGTAGTACAGCTTGGCGCGGCGGACGTCACCGCGGGTCACGACCTCGATCTTCTCGACGATCGGGGTGTGCACCGGGAAGGTGCGCTCGACGCCGACACTGAAGCTGACCTTGCGGACGGTGAAGGTCTCCCGCACGCCCGAGCCCTGGCGGCGGATGCAGACGCCCTTGAACTGCTGGACACGGGAGCGGTTGCCCTCGATGACGCGGACGTGCACGTTGACCGTGTCGCCGGGGCGGAAGGCCGGTACGTCCGTACGCAGGGAGGCGGAGTCGACGCTGTCGAGGAGGTGGGACATGTCCGTCTGCTTTCTTCGCCGATGCCACAGGTCATCAGCGGAATCGTGGTGATGGTCCGAAGGCCGCGTCCTCGGCGGGCGTCGGTCCCCCTGTGGCAGGGTCGCGCGCCGGAGACGAAGCGGGAGATCCCAGCCCGAGGCCGGGGTCGGCCCATTCTTCCACGGGCTCCCCACCCGGCCCAAATCGGCGCCCGCTCCGCACCCGGCGGCTACGGCCCGGGCTACGACCCGGTCCCGTCCTGCTCGAGGCCGTGCTGCCGGTCGGGGGCCACTTGCTCCTCGGCGCCGCGCTGCCCGACTCCGTCGTGCGGCGCCGCCCCGGGGCCCGGCCGCCAGTGGCCGTCCGCGCCCGGCTCCCAGCCCAGAGCCGCCAGGGCGGCTCTGTCGTGCTTGTCGAGAGCTTCGGGGGCGCAGCGTTCGACCAGGTCGGGGCGGTTGCCGACCGTCCGTTCGAAGGCCTGGTCGCGGCGCCAGCGCGCGATCCTGCCGTGGTGACCGCTCAGCAGCACCTCCGGAATGCCCCGTCCGCGCCACTCGGGCGGCTTGGTGTAGACGGGTCCCTCCAGCAGATTCGCCATCGTGCCGGGTGCGAAGGAGTCGTCCTGGTGGGAGGCGGCGTTGCCGAGCACACCGGGCAGCAGCCGCGCGACCGCTTCGACCATGACGAGGACGGGTGCCTCGCCACCGGCGAGGACGTAGTCCCCGATGGAGACCTCGCGCACGTCGAACCGTTCCGCGTACTCCTCGATGACGCGGCGGTCGATGCCCTCGTACCGCGCGGGCGTGAAGACGAGCCAGGGCTTGCCCGCCAGCTCGACCGCCAGCTCCTGGGTGAACGGCTGCCCGCTGGGGGTGGGGACGACGAGCACCGGGGAGTCCTGGTCCGGCCGGCCTGTGGCCAGCACCTCGTCCAGTGCCTCGCCCCAGGGCTCGGGCTTCATGACCATGCCGGGGCCGCCGCCGTACGGGGTGTCGTCGACGGTGTGGTGCCGGTCGTGCGTCCAGGCGCGCAGGTCGTGGACGCGCACGTCCAGCACTCCGCGCGCCCGCGCCTTGCCGACCAGGGAGACGTTCAGCGGCTCCAGGTACTCGGGGAAGATCGTGACGACGTCGAGCCTCACCGGGTGCTCCCCTGGCCGGGGTCCTCGGCGTCCGGCGCCGAGGGGGTGGCCGGACCCCCGGACGGCTCCCCGGACGCGGGTTCCCCCTTCTCCGGCTCCGCGTCCGCGGGCTCCTCGCCGAGCAGCCCGGGAGGCGGGTCGACGAGCGCGCGCTGGGCCTCCAGGTCGATCTCCGGGACGATCTCGGAGACGAACGGGATCAGGGCCTCACCGCCGTCCGCGCGCCGCACCACGAGCAGGTCCTGGGCCGGCAGATGCGCGACGCTCTCGATCCGCCCGACGACCGTCCCGTCCCCGGTGACGACCTCCAGGTCGACCAACTGGTGGTCGTAGAACTCCTCCGGGTCCTCGGGGGTCTCGTCCGGGTCGACCTCGGCGACGAGCAGCGTGTTGCGCAGGGCCTCGGCGGCGGTGCGGTCCCCCACGCCCTCGAAGCGCAGCAGCAGCCGTCCGCTGTGCACCCGCCCGGTGGCCACGGTGAGCGGCCCGACGGCGGCCGGTTCGGTGGCCAGCACCGCGCCGGGGCCGAGCCGCAGTTCCGGCTCGTCGGTCCTGACCTCGACCGTGACCTCGCCCTTGATGCCGTGGGCGCGGCCGATCCGCGCGACGACTAGCTGCACTGTGCTTCTCCGTGCTCGGTTCGGTACTCGGTGGGTGTCCGCGGTCCCGGGGCGGTGTGTGGACCGGGGGTCCGGGCGCGACAACGGGCCGGGGACGGCTTGGCTGCCGTCCCCGGCCCGTGCCGGTGCTGCATGCTGCGCTTCAGTGGACCTGGTCCACGTCGACGAGGTCGACGCGGATGCCCCGGCCGCCGAGCGCTCCCACGACGGTGCGCAGAGCACGCGCGGTGCGGCCGTTGCGGCCGATCACCTTGCCGAGATCGTCGGGGTGCACCCGGACCTCGAGCACACGTCCGCGACGGAGGTTGCGGGACGCGATCTGCACCTCGTCGGGGTGGTCGACGATGCCCTTCACCAGGTGCTCGAGGGCCTCCTCGAGCATCCTCAGGCCTCGGTCGACTCGGTGGCGGTGGCCGAAGCGTCGGCCCCGTCCGCCTTCTTGTCGGCCTTGTCAGCCTTCTTGGCCTTGGGGGTGATGGCCTCACCCTTGGGCTCGTCGGCGGACTCCTTGGCGGCGGCCTCGAACAGGGCGCGCTTGTCGGCCTTGGGCTCGGCGACCTTCATCGGCTCCGGGGCGGGCAGCCCCTTGAACTTCTGCCAGTCGCCGGTGACCTTGAGGATGGCCTCGACGGGCTCGGTCGGCTGGGCGCCGACGCTGAGCCAGTACTGCGCACGCTCCGAGTCGACCTCGATGCGCGAGGGGTTCTGCACCGGGTGGTACAGGCCGATCTCCTCGATGGCCCGGCCGTCGCGGCGGGTGCGGGAGTCGGCGACGATGATGCGGTAGTGAGGCGAACGGATCTTGCCCAGACGCTTCAGCTTGATCTTGACTGCCACGGGTGTGGTGTCTCCTGGTCTTGACGTGGGTGGACACGGCGGACTGCCACGTGGGGTTGTAGCGCCGGGTGCCCGAATGGACGCGTCAGCCGGAGGAGAGAGGGGTCCTGTGCGACTGTCGAGTTCAGCCGACCATGATGCCACACCGCGGAGCCCGGCAGAAACCGCCCCCTTCCCGGCCGCGGCCCGCCCCCTGGGCCCGCGGCCGGGAAGGGGGCGGTGTGGCGCGCGGCACCGCGGGCGGTCAGCCCACGGCCGCCATCGGTTCCGGCTCCGGGACCGGGGCCGTATCGACGGGGATGCGGAACTGCTTGCCGCAGGCCCCGCACATGATCGGGGCCTGCGCCAGCACGGAGGGGACGACCCGGACGTTGCGCCCGCAGTCACAGACGGCCTTGACACGGACCCCGCCTCCGGAGGAGCCGTGCCGGGCCGCCGGGCCGCGGAAGCTGCGCCCGGTGTCCGTCTCGGTGGCCGCGCTGTACGCCTTCAGTGCCCGCTGCAGGCGGTCGGCGGTGGGGCGGTAGCGCCGTCGTGTCTCGGGCGTGAGTACCACGAGGGAGAAGCCGCTGCTGGGATGCGGTTCCTCGGGGTGGTCGAGACCGAGCTCCACGGCGATCGCCAGGAAGCGGCGGTTGTGGTAGCGGCCGGCCCGCGAGGTGTCCCGGACACCGCGGGCCGCCGCGATGCCGTGGACCGCCTCGTGGAGCAGCCGTTCGAAGGAGAGCCCGGTACCGCAGGCGGACGAGGACTCTCCGATGAGTGATTCGGGCGCGGCCAGATCCGGCAGCTCGGGGTGGTGCCGTTGAATGTCGGCCCAGGC
It encodes the following:
- the lepB gene encoding signal peptidase I; translated protein: METEEQHEPPERGRSSVPEQGTKGRSRSVRLGLAAASVPAVLLLTSAFIVQPFLIPSSSMDPTLRVGDRVLVNKLVYRFGDGPRRGDVVVFDGTGSFSREADPDANPVVAALREAGAATGLARPAETDYVKRVIGVGGDRVRCCDRRGRIEVNGRPVDEEYLHSGNAPSAVPFDIRVPEGRLWVMGDYRSRSSDSRDHLGEPGGGTVPVERVIGRADWLGWPPSRIGSVPSGTGSGHD
- the lepB gene encoding signal peptidase I — encoded protein: MTDPEGSPGDAGFGAPGAGARGADGACDQHGGHGAPAGHGAYGGPGGRPGRPHGPGPGAIGGASPPGADYPYTEPYDYTGPDARAEPWGRSQPFGAPGPAPPPPPAGQGLPGEPAPGPRNAGAADAEGLADATLREEPAHAAEPADPASEAPPLRRPGQGRADRRRAAKRIQRRRRLSATKEFPLLVCVALLIAWVLKTFLVQAFVIPSGSMEQTIRIGDRVLVDKFTPWFGAEPHRGDVVVFQDPGGWLENEKKKPDGAPVGIKQGKELLTFIGLLPSDDEQDLIKRVVAVGGDTVRCCDKQGRVTVNGTPLNEPYLHPGNKPSRMKFTVNVPAGRVFVMGDHRANSADSRYHLKDSNRGTIGEDRIVGKAVVIAWPFDHWRRLEEPGVYASVPDPGGGAVSLQMNRDNRVAQLPFSAELPLVMGMVGLYRWRDRRMRGVRSGCGGFGGRYAVRIRVPGGRRSGCGRQDGRRRSTGRGKRE
- the lepB gene encoding signal peptidase I → MTAETDGTAAGSGADGDGPWTSGAKPQHEAPDPDGTAEAADPSGEAGEPDDKKAAKKQRPFWKELPMLIGIALILALIIKTFLVQAFSIPSDSMQDTLQRGDRVLVDKLTPWFGATPERGEVVVFHDPGGWLPEAHVEENFLQTALSFIGLMPSANEKDLIKRVIAVGGDTVECKKGGKIRVNGTALDESSYVYPGNTPCDDKPFGPLKVPKGKLWVMGDHRQDSLDSRYHQNQPGDGFVPEKQVVGRAIVKAWPINRWGTLPVPETYDQKGVQSRALSAAPGAVGLAGAVPLVLWRRRRTQLRHARPVAQSASREG
- the lepB gene encoding signal peptidase I; its protein translation is MSKAERADEGRGRLGDRISGAAVALGCVLFLGGFVWGAVLYKPYTVPTDSMDPTVQAGARVLAERVDGDEVRRGDVVVFQDSVWGTVPMVKRVVGVGGDKVACCDREGRLTVNGRPVDESYLHTRGDDSQRAFEPTRVPEGKLFLLGDNRQASLDSRVHLEDADHGAVPRSAVQARVAAIAWPGSAAGMLPEPSGFADMPGGTSDRGPLPLALTAVLVGAVLVLGGAAYGPLARRRATSARRRSG
- the rplS gene encoding 50S ribosomal protein L19, with translation MSHLLDSVDSASLRTDVPAFRPGDTVNVHVRVIEGNRSRVQQFKGVCIRRQGSGVRETFTVRKVSFSVGVERTFPVHTPIVEKIEVVTRGDVRRAKLYYLRELRGKAAKIKEKRAS
- the trmD gene encoding tRNA (guanosine(37)-N1)-methyltransferase TrmD gives rise to the protein MRLDVVTIFPEYLEPLNVSLVGKARARGVLDVRVHDLRAWTHDRHHTVDDTPYGGGPGMVMKPEPWGEALDEVLATGRPDQDSPVLVVPTPSGQPFTQELAVELAGKPWLVFTPARYEGIDRRVIEEYAERFDVREVSIGDYVLAGGEAPVLVMVEAVARLLPGVLGNAASHQDDSFAPGTMANLLEGPVYTKPPEWRGRGIPEVLLSGHHGRIARWRRDQAFERTVGNRPDLVERCAPEALDKHDRAALAALGWEPGADGHWRPGPGAAPHDGVGQRGAEEQVAPDRQHGLEQDGTGS